From the Candidatus Poribacteria bacterium genome, one window contains:
- the rpsG gene encoding 30S ribosomal protein S7 gives MPRRGNISKRDVNPDAVHNSKLVSKFINSLMLDGKKSTAQSILYESFQIIESRTNEDGFAVFRQAINNVKPVLEIRPRRVGSQTYQVPVDVKAERKQRLAFSWIIQSARERGERRMAERLAGEILEASRNEGGAIRRKMDQHRMAEANRAFAHYRW, from the coding sequence ATGCCGAGGCGTGGAAATATCAGCAAACGGGATGTGAACCCCGATGCAGTTCATAACAGTAAGTTAGTGTCAAAATTCATCAACAGTCTCATGTTGGATGGGAAGAAAAGTACCGCGCAATCAATCCTTTATGAGAGCTTTCAGATTATCGAATCTCGAACGAATGAAGATGGCTTCGCCGTGTTCCGTCAAGCGATCAACAACGTTAAACCGGTGTTGGAAATTAGGCCACGGCGTGTAGGTAGTCAGACTTACCAAGTTCCCGTTGATGTAAAGGCAGAACGGAAACAGCGATTGGCTTTTAGTTGGATTATCCAATCTGCTCGCGAGCGTGGTGAAAGACGAATGGCAGAACGCCTCGCAGGCGAGATACTTGAAGCATCGCGTAACGAAGGCGGCGCAATCCGCAGGAAAATGGATCAACATCGAATGGCAGAAGCCAATCGAGCTTTCGCGCATTACCGATGGTAA
- the fusA gene encoding elongation factor G, giving the protein MADKKNNNSQRLELPHMRNIGIMAHIDAGKTTVTERILYYTGRLYRIGDVDDGTTAMDWMVQEQERGITITAAATTCQWKEHSINIIDTPGHIDFTVEVERSLRVLDGAVAVFCAVGGVEPQSETVWRQADKYDIPRIAFVNKMDRTGADFFRTVEMMEERLGATAIPVQLPIGSAEQFTGIVDLISMKGQVWNLEKDAGDGTVIQETDIPKEMEEMANDYRDRMLEAIADYDDELFMKYVDGIEISPEEIKVGIRNAVIAGKAVPILCGTALKNKGVQPLLDAIVSYLPAPTDVPPVTGFNPKTEEKETRSPNDNEPFCALAFKIMTDPHVGKLTYLRVYSGVLKKGDTVYNSKTRKHERIGRLMQMHANKREEHQAVYAGDIAAVIGLKDLSTGDTLCDPKSHITLETMVFPLPVMSIAVEPRTQSDIDKLNLALSKLAEEDPTFKVHQDSETGQTLLSGMGELHLEIIVDRLVREFNVSANVGNPQVAYRETILKPVKSVGRFVRQSGGRGQFGHVVIEVEPLEKGTGFEFIDETKGGVIPQEYIPAVQKGIENAMNVGVLAGYPVVDVAVRLVDGSHHAVDSSEMAFSIAGSMAFKDAMKQASPILLEPIMDVEVIVPDEYLGKVIADLNSRRAQIRNTETQAKSRIQVISVDVPLSEMFGYVKTLRSLTQGRANYAMEFSHYNEVPTSVMEDLISSANR; this is encoded by the coding sequence GTGGCAGATAAAAAAAATAACAACTCACAACGCTTAGAACTGCCCCACATGCGAAATATCGGCATCATGGCGCATATTGATGCCGGAAAGACTACTGTAACCGAACGCATTCTGTACTATACCGGTAGACTCTATCGGATCGGCGACGTAGACGACGGCACCACGGCTATGGACTGGATGGTGCAAGAGCAAGAGCGCGGCATCACGATTACTGCCGCTGCCACGACTTGCCAGTGGAAAGAACACTCTATCAATATCATTGATACACCGGGGCATATTGATTTTACCGTTGAAGTCGAACGCTCACTCCGTGTGCTTGACGGAGCAGTCGCAGTTTTCTGCGCAGTTGGTGGCGTTGAACCCCAATCCGAAACCGTTTGGAGACAAGCGGATAAATACGACATACCCCGAATCGCATTCGTCAATAAAATGGATCGGACCGGTGCCGACTTCTTCCGCACTGTTGAAATGATGGAAGAACGCCTCGGTGCTACTGCAATCCCGGTGCAACTTCCTATCGGTTCAGCAGAACAGTTCACAGGAATCGTAGACCTCATTTCCATGAAGGGACAAGTCTGGAACTTAGAGAAAGACGCTGGCGACGGTACTGTTATTCAAGAAACAGACATCCCCAAGGAAATGGAGGAAATGGCAAATGACTATCGCGATCGTATGTTAGAGGCTATCGCTGATTACGATGACGAACTCTTTATGAAATACGTAGATGGTATTGAAATTTCGCCCGAAGAAATTAAAGTGGGAATACGGAACGCTGTAATTGCTGGCAAAGCTGTCCCAATTCTATGCGGAACCGCTTTAAAAAATAAAGGCGTTCAACCCCTTTTAGACGCGATTGTCTCCTATCTACCAGCTCCTACTGACGTGCCACCAGTAACAGGATTTAACCCAAAGACTGAAGAAAAGGAAACACGTTCGCCGAATGACAATGAGCCGTTCTGTGCTTTGGCATTCAAGATTATGACCGATCCACACGTTGGCAAACTCACTTATCTCCGTGTATATTCTGGTGTTCTCAAGAAAGGGGATACGGTCTATAACAGTAAAACTCGAAAGCACGAACGGATCGGGCGATTGATGCAGATGCACGCGAATAAGCGGGAAGAACATCAAGCAGTCTACGCAGGCGACATCGCTGCGGTAATCGGACTAAAAGACCTCTCAACGGGTGATACACTCTGTGATCCGAAGTCGCATATTACGCTGGAAACTATGGTGTTTCCGCTTCCGGTGATGTCTATCGCAGTTGAACCGCGAACACAGTCGGATATCGATAAACTGAACCTTGCGCTCTCAAAACTCGCTGAAGAAGATCCGACCTTTAAAGTACATCAAGACAGCGAAACGGGACAAACGTTGCTGTCCGGCATGGGGGAACTTCACCTCGAAATCATTGTTGATAGACTCGTGCGTGAGTTCAATGTCTCAGCGAATGTTGGCAATCCGCAGGTTGCCTATCGAGAAACAATTCTTAAACCGGTCAAATCTGTGGGGCGTTTCGTCCGTCAGTCTGGTGGTAGAGGTCAATTCGGTCATGTCGTGATTGAGGTTGAACCCCTTGAAAAAGGGACTGGCTTTGAATTCATCGATGAAACCAAAGGTGGTGTCATTCCACAGGAGTACATCCCAGCCGTACAGAAAGGCATTGAAAATGCGATGAATGTAGGTGTTCTTGCTGGCTATCCCGTTGTCGATGTAGCCGTAAGACTGGTTGATGGTTCACATCACGCTGTAGATTCATCAGAAATGGCGTTCTCTATCGCCGGTTCAATGGCGTTTAAGGACGCAATGAAGCAAGCCTCACCAATACTTCTTGAACCGATTATGGACGTTGAGGTCATCGTCCCTGACGAATATCTCGGCAAAGTGATAGCAGATTTAAATTCGCGGCGTGCGCAGATACGTAATACAGAAACGCAAGCGAAATCACGTATTCAAGTTATTAGTGTTGATGTGCCTCTCTCGGAAATGTTTGGGTACGTC